The Lycium barbarum isolate Lr01 chromosome 10, ASM1917538v2, whole genome shotgun sequence genome includes a region encoding these proteins:
- the LOC132613844 gene encoding uncharacterized protein LOC132613844, whose product MDLEPGTMISVRSRTTGQIFRPHNLIFGQLGAGNNWAKCHYTEGAELIDSVLSVVLKEAENCDCIQVKFLLTSRGKHNENSKGEVL is encoded by the exons ATGGATTTGGAGCCTGGTACTATGATCAGTGTTAGATCTAGGACTACTGGTCAAATTTTCAGGCCTCATAACTTAATTTTCGGTCAGTTGGGTGCTGGTAACAACTGGGCAAAGTGTCATTACACCGAGGGTGCTGAGTTGATCGATTCTGTTCTTTCTGTTGTTCTTAAAGAAGCTGAGAATTGTGATTGCATACAAG TGAAGTTTCTTTTGACTTCAAGGGGAAAACATAATGAAAATTCCAAGGGAGAAGTTCTATGA